Proteins from a genomic interval of Sulfurospirillum oryzae:
- a CDS encoding ABC transporter ATP-binding protein, producing the protein MILEAHGITHYYKNDLALDNVNFEARRGDFIAIVGESGGGKSTLLSILSSLLRPSHGELFFEGKAYTLIKDIDAFRQKEVGFIFQFHYLIGYLTILENIKLAAINNKSPYIDTLFKQCDIEAIKDKYPDEISGGQRQRAAIVRALVNQPKIIFADEPTGNLDSHNSQNIYELFKTLSKSGTTIIIATHDRKVSDYADKIIEVKDGKIL; encoded by the coding sequence ATGATACTTGAAGCTCATGGCATTACGCATTACTACAAAAATGACCTCGCACTTGATAACGTCAACTTTGAAGCTAGACGTGGCGATTTCATCGCTATTGTGGGCGAAAGTGGCGGTGGAAAGTCTACTCTACTTTCCATTCTTTCATCCCTGCTTCGCCCAAGTCATGGCGAACTGTTCTTTGAGGGAAAAGCATACACGCTCATCAAAGACATTGATGCGTTTCGTCAAAAAGAGGTGGGGTTTATCTTCCAGTTTCACTACCTCATCGGTTATTTAACGATTTTGGAAAATATCAAGCTTGCAGCAATTAACAACAAGAGCCCTTACATTGATACACTTTTTAAGCAATGCGACATCGAAGCGATTAAAGACAAATACCCAGATGAGATTTCAGGCGGACAACGCCAACGCGCTGCCATTGTTAGAGCACTTGTCAACCAACCAAAAATCATCTTCGCCGATGAACCAACGGGAAACCTAGACTCACACAATTCGCAAAATATCTATGAGCTTTTCAAAACGCTCTCCAAAAGTGGCACGACCATTATCATCGCGACACACGACCGCAAAGTATCAGATTATGCAGACAAAATTATCGAGGTAAAAGATGGAAAAATTCTCTAG
- a CDS encoding 3'-5' exonuclease: MKIIVLDTETTGMMEKDRICQLSYLVLNEEFEIEEIHNDLCKPPLPISFEAMAIHHITPEMLEGEPTCVQTKAFKRLLELNSATNIIVIQNAAFDLGMLAKEGFTSQMNLIDTFRILRAYYPQDGSSFSLQYKRYQWGLYREEEALAKKLGITIKAHDALGDVIVLKHLFERLCEEHSMPKMILLCSEPIVLSHIPYGKNKGKKFVDVAKSDRQDLHYMLNANGLDADVKASILHALESTKENVTLTIGFGKYAGKTPEEVLEIDRNYLLWMVNKMDNLNAELKEAIEKVLVSYP, encoded by the coding sequence ATGAAAATCATTGTTTTAGACACCGAAACCACAGGCATGATGGAAAAAGACCGTATCTGTCAGCTTAGTTATTTAGTTTTAAATGAAGAGTTTGAGATTGAGGAGATTCATAACGATCTGTGTAAGCCGCCACTTCCTATTTCATTCGAGGCGATGGCGATTCACCACATTACCCCTGAAATGCTTGAAGGTGAGCCAACGTGTGTGCAAACCAAAGCTTTTAAAAGACTTTTAGAGCTGAACTCTGCGACCAACATCATCGTCATTCAAAATGCCGCGTTTGATCTTGGTATGCTTGCCAAAGAGGGCTTTACTTCGCAGATGAATCTCATCGACACCTTTCGCATTTTACGCGCGTATTACCCACAAGATGGCTCATCCTTTAGCTTGCAGTATAAACGCTATCAATGGGGACTCTACCGTGAAGAAGAGGCTCTAGCCAAAAAACTTGGCATCACCATCAAAGCACACGATGCTCTTGGCGATGTCATTGTTCTAAAACACCTCTTTGAAAGGCTCTGCGAAGAACACTCCATGCCAAAGATGATCCTTTTGTGCTCCGAGCCTATCGTGCTAAGTCACATTCCTTACGGTAAAAACAAAGGCAAAAAGTTCGTCGATGTCGCTAAGAGCGATCGCCAAGACCTCCACTATATGCTAAACGCCAATGGACTCGACGCCGATGTCAAAGCCTCCATTCTTCACGCACTTGAGAGCACTAAAGAGAACGTCACTTTGACCATCGGCTTTGGCAAATACGCAGGCAAAACGCCAGAGGAAGTTTTAGAGATAGATAGAAATTACCTTTTATGGATGGTCAATAAGATGGATAATTTGAATGCAGAGCTGAAAGAGGCGATAGAGAAGGTTTTGGTTTCGTATCCGTAA
- a CDS encoding metallophosphoesterase has product MMFEKAYEKLNFKRMFVEIERLPSSFENFTMVHLSDLHVNAKTPLHALEHLVKKINDLEIDMVALTGDLFDTNVKYIKAHLEILKKIKHPVYFVSGNHDLTFTCKTLAKEVEALGFILLDNRIITLHRGSEALQLVGLSDAFSQYFGIKRHEKELFSNLNPDVPAILLAHQPKDIRFAKNFPIDLQLSGHTHGGQIYPFGYIVRLFQPYLHGLHQQGKTQIFVTTGYGSWGFNFRFHAPSEVVIIRLTKGQNVKH; this is encoded by the coding sequence ATGATGTTTGAAAAGGCGTATGAAAAGCTCAATTTTAAAAGGATGTTTGTCGAGATAGAAAGACTACCTTCATCCTTTGAAAACTTTACAATGGTGCATCTAAGCGATTTACATGTAAACGCAAAAACACCACTTCATGCGCTTGAACACTTAGTGAAGAAAATCAACGATCTTGAGATTGATATGGTTGCCCTCACGGGCGACCTTTTCGATACAAACGTCAAATACATCAAAGCGCACCTTGAAATTCTCAAAAAGATCAAACATCCTGTCTATTTTGTCAGTGGCAATCACGACCTTACTTTTACATGTAAAACACTTGCAAAAGAGGTTGAAGCGCTTGGATTTATACTTTTAGACAACCGCATTATTACGCTCCATCGAGGTAGTGAAGCGCTACAACTTGTCGGTCTTAGCGATGCGTTTAGTCAATATTTTGGCATCAAACGCCATGAAAAAGAACTTTTCTCAAACCTCAATCCCGACGTGCCTGCCATATTACTTGCCCATCAACCTAAAGACATCCGTTTTGCCAAAAATTTCCCCATAGACTTACAACTCAGTGGGCATACGCACGGTGGGCAAATTTACCCTTTTGGCTATATCGTCAGGCTTTTTCAGCCCTATCTTCATGGTTTGCATCAGCAGGGTAAAACGCAAATCTTTGTGACCACAGGGTATGGCAGTTGGGGCTTTAATTTTCGTTTCCATGCTCCCAGTGAAGTGGTTATTATCAGGTTAACAAAGGGACAAAATGTCAAGCATTAA
- a CDS encoding cbb3-type cytochrome c oxidase subunit I: MEKFSSFIQKAFLIGSLFLVLGLAFGFEYSLNLLGHFLPSSTLSAVNARSVHVSLMLYGFVPLMLSFLPFVLMEKENIHSEKGLEKLKIYFTLWCIFLVFMTISLLMGVHRGLVFYDFAYELNFILAFSGVFYILALYDYIKEYKVIPLWIKVSLYLVIASPIALLVLMNPVIGQVEKTIVGPHGDNTLGMSYTLIPIFYLLIKLHAKETFVAKYHAMWIIPLVGYIASVAHRIFIGDLSYNQEWFFQYLTLCYVPLLIKWLSDAKITFKNNPFLVIAVYSFLFVDIEGNILFIPSIRWLFHRNDLVVAHAHIAMGVNIFFMAMAVVSPYLKKLNHKSFSLFYTLGFTLMLIALSMAGMMEAGFMQADISLLWTIRMLCGLFILLVTMGFFYPQLGLSVDKINTLKLYHLTGFLSDALGGIFLFAFASTLYPLLGFGFEGKYEYIVFAFMTTTGILHLFGLMHPPFAQILAKISAFNRIAVSAMFLSLYLSHQLGVEAMLIAVYDLSFASVYVIFASKLQRRLYV; the protein is encoded by the coding sequence ATGGAAAAATTCTCTAGTTTTATACAAAAGGCCTTTCTCATAGGCTCACTCTTTTTAGTGCTTGGCTTGGCATTTGGGTTTGAGTATTCGCTCAATCTTTTAGGGCACTTCTTGCCCTCCTCCACACTCTCAGCGGTCAATGCCAGAAGTGTGCATGTTTCGTTGATGCTGTATGGTTTTGTGCCGTTAATGCTCTCATTTTTGCCGTTTGTTTTAATGGAAAAAGAGAACATCCACAGTGAAAAAGGGCTTGAAAAACTAAAAATCTACTTCACCCTTTGGTGCATCTTTTTGGTCTTTATGACCATTAGCCTTTTGATGGGCGTTCACCGTGGGCTTGTTTTTTATGACTTTGCGTATGAACTCAACTTCATTCTCGCCTTTTCAGGTGTTTTTTACATCTTAGCGCTGTATGACTACATCAAAGAGTACAAAGTCATTCCGTTATGGATCAAAGTCTCTTTATACCTTGTTATCGCCTCGCCTATCGCGCTTTTGGTGCTTATGAACCCTGTCATCGGACAAGTGGAGAAAACCATCGTAGGCCCGCATGGAGACAATACACTGGGTATGAGTTACACGCTGATTCCTATTTTTTATCTGCTTATCAAACTCCATGCCAAAGAGACGTTTGTGGCGAAGTACCATGCCATGTGGATTATTCCGCTAGTCGGGTACATCGCCTCTGTGGCACATCGCATCTTTATAGGAGATCTTAGCTACAATCAAGAGTGGTTTTTCCAGTACCTTACCCTTTGTTATGTGCCCCTTTTGATTAAATGGCTCAGTGACGCGAAGATCACGTTTAAAAACAACCCTTTCTTAGTCATCGCTGTTTACTCTTTTTTGTTTGTGGACATCGAGGGAAACATCTTGTTTATCCCTTCCATTCGCTGGCTATTTCACCGCAATGACCTTGTTGTGGCACACGCGCACATCGCTATGGGTGTCAACATCTTTTTTATGGCAATGGCAGTAGTTTCCCCATACCTTAAAAAGCTCAACCATAAATCTTTTAGCCTCTTCTACACACTTGGATTTACGCTCATGCTTATTGCTCTTTCCATGGCGGGTATGATGGAAGCGGGCTTTATGCAAGCAGACATTAGCCTTTTATGGACGATTCGTATGCTCTGCGGGCTTTTTATCTTGCTTGTGACGATGGGCTTTTTCTACCCGCAATTGGGGCTGAGTGTTGACAAGATCAATACGCTTAAACTCTACCATCTTACAGGCTTTCTCTCTGACGCACTCGGTGGCATCTTTTTGTTTGCTTTTGCCTCAACCCTCTACCCTCTTTTGGGATTTGGTTTTGAAGGAAAGTATGAGTACATCGTTTTTGCCTTTATGACAACCACTGGCATCCTTCACCTTTTTGGTTTAATGCATCCGCCATTTGCTCAGATCCTTGCCAAAATAAGCGCATTCAACCGTATCGCCGTTTCTGCCATGTTTTTGTCACTTTATCTTTCGCACCAGTTAGGTGTTGAAGCGATGCTTATCGCTGTGTATGACCTCTCTTTTGCGTCTGTCTATGTCATTTTTGCATCAAAATTACAAAGGAGGCTTTATGTTTAA
- a CDS encoding thioredoxin family protein, which yields MNTLLKALFVTILSLTALQASFLEAESAKAFKEKKLILVNIVSEDCPYCKQMAKEVFNNPTYRKQIDKKYVFVTLNQMDPTLPADLRTRYVPANAIMSPKGLAFIDGYTGYMEPTAFMKILDEVYKAEFK from the coding sequence ATGAACACATTACTCAAAGCTCTCTTTGTTACAATTCTTAGTCTCACCGCCTTACAAGCTAGCTTTTTAGAGGCAGAAAGTGCCAAAGCCTTTAAAGAAAAAAAGCTCATTCTTGTCAACATCGTCAGTGAGGATTGTCCTTACTGTAAACAGATGGCAAAAGAGGTTTTTAACAACCCTACCTACCGAAAGCAAATAGACAAAAAATATGTTTTTGTCACGCTAAATCAAATGGACCCTACTTTGCCCGCTGATTTGCGCACAAGATATGTCCCTGCAAATGCGATTATGTCACCAAAAGGGCTTGCCTTTATTGATGGCTATACAGGATACATGGAGCCAACCGCATTTATGAAAATCTTAGATGAAGTTTATAAAGCAGAATTCAAATAA
- a CDS encoding toll/interleukin-1 receptor domain-containing protein — translation MTTIREYFDTDAKALNAVSEWAIGSNNGSNLINVVGKISYRIEEYIKYWSFYFPKNSTTDYIKYMLSLKEVTKCHLEKEPSQTIGYTDSPERYKLEDFHFTKRIYIYIDEVITKEQIIEIVDHGKIFGFSVIIRDKSYAKEKSELMKPLAFISHDSRDKDTLVRELAQEMYSLACPIWYDEYTLKGGDNLRESIEKGLKEAKKCIVILSKNFIENNGWTKTEFETILVREIYKNENILIPIWHGVSKDDIYEYSPQLLNRLGLNTNKGIKVLAKELVDLINL, via the coding sequence ATGACAACAATTCGAGAGTATTTTGATACAGATGCAAAAGCCTTAAATGCTGTAAGTGAATGGGCAATTGGTAGTAATAATGGTTCAAATCTGATTAACGTTGTTGGAAAAATATCATACCGAATTGAAGAGTATATAAAATATTGGTCATTTTATTTTCCAAAGAATTCTACGACTGACTATATAAAATATATGCTCAGTTTGAAAGAAGTTACAAAATGTCACTTGGAAAAAGAGCCTTCACAAACAATAGGATATACGGATAGTCCTGAAAGATACAAACTTGAAGACTTTCATTTTACGAAACGAATTTATATTTATATTGATGAAGTTATAACAAAAGAGCAGATAATAGAAATAGTAGATCATGGGAAAATATTTGGATTTAGTGTGATAATTAGAGATAAAAGCTATGCAAAAGAAAAATCAGAATTAATGAAGCCATTGGCTTTTATATCTCATGATTCAAGAGACAAGGATACTTTGGTTAGAGAGTTGGCACAAGAAATGTACAGTTTGGCATGTCCTATATGGTATGATGAATATACCTTGAAAGGTGGAGATAATTTAAGAGAAAGCATCGAAAAAGGACTTAAAGAAGCAAAAAAATGTATTGTAATTCTTTCTAAAAATTTTATTGAAAATAACGGTTGGACAAAAACTGAATTTGAAACGATTTTAGTGAGAGAAATATATAAAAACGAAAATATTTTAATTCCTATTTGGCATGGGGTTAGTAAAGATGATATTTATGAATATTCACCCCAATTATTAAATAGATTAGGACTTAATACAAATAAAGGGATTAAGGTACTTGCAAAAGAGCTAGTAGATTTGATTAATTTATAA
- a CDS encoding YbgC/FadM family acyl-CoA thioesterase: protein MKTRVYYDDTDAGGVVYHANYLKFCERARSDIFYEHGKSPAIDGGHFVVKHLEADFIRSAKLGDLLEVKNELIELKNASLILKQEVWRDEEKLFAMTSTLAYVKEGKPCKIDEETKAFFRGLFT, encoded by the coding sequence ATGAAAACACGTGTTTATTACGATGACACCGATGCGGGAGGTGTGGTTTACCATGCCAATTACCTCAAATTTTGTGAGCGCGCTCGTAGCGACATTTTTTATGAGCATGGCAAAAGCCCAGCGATAGATGGTGGTCATTTTGTGGTCAAGCATCTTGAGGCAGACTTTATACGTTCAGCAAAGTTAGGGGATCTTTTAGAGGTCAAAAATGAACTCATTGAGCTTAAAAATGCTTCGCTGATTTTAAAACAAGAAGTTTGGAGAGATGAAGAAAAACTCTTTGCGATGACTTCCACTCTTGCGTATGTTAAAGAGGGAAAGCCATGCAAAATTGATGAAGAGACAAAAGCCTTTTTTAGAGGACTTTTTACCTAG
- a CDS encoding DUF6172 family protein gives MKKIFLIQEENKNSDRLVESIKHEIRKYLKRERAKKTPEGFHYWDFDCKFGKNSETAHVIHHADFTAEIDKAHSEKWSECYVEIIAKPAKKPATPAKVEETK, from the coding sequence TTGAAAAAAATATTTCTTATTCAAGAAGAAAACAAAAACAGTGACCGACTTGTAGAGTCCATCAAACACGAAATCCGCAAATACCTCAAACGTGAACGCGCCAAAAAAACACCCGAAGGCTTCCACTACTGGGACTTTGACTGTAAATTCGGAAAAAATAGCGAAACAGCGCACGTCATTCACCACGCTGACTTTACAGCCGAAATCGACAAAGCTCATAGTGAAAAATGGAGCGAGTGTTATGTTGAGATTATCGCAAAACCTGCTAAAAAACCAGCCACTCCTGCTAAGGTAGAAGAGACAAAATAA
- a CDS encoding YceI family protein has translation MFSKIALAVLATSLLTSASFARELNFKEGVIGAQTEILGDSNIAPKCSHITAKLNMDDAALESLKGEISMDLINLKSENEKRDEHMYEALHVKEHPSTMFKLKEVKKEADGYHLLGTLTLNKQIKEINTKADITDQSDLLKLKGGFSIKMSEFGIEPPTLLFLSVRDEVVISYDLTLAKN, from the coding sequence ATGTTCAGTAAAATCGCTTTGGCAGTTCTTGCCACATCACTTCTTACCAGTGCCTCTTTCGCTCGTGAGCTTAATTTTAAAGAGGGCGTTATTGGGGCTCAAACAGAAATCTTAGGAGATAGCAACATTGCGCCTAAATGCAGTCACATCACGGCTAAACTTAATATGGACGATGCAGCCCTTGAGTCACTTAAAGGTGAAATCTCAATGGATCTTATAAACCTCAAAAGTGAAAATGAAAAACGTGATGAGCACATGTATGAAGCTTTACATGTAAAAGAGCATCCAAGCACAATGTTTAAACTCAAAGAGGTTAAAAAAGAGGCTGATGGCTACCATCTTTTAGGGACACTCACCCTCAATAAACAGATCAAAGAGATCAACACAAAAGCTGACATTACCGATCAAAGTGATCTTCTTAAACTCAAAGGCGGCTTTAGCATCAAGATGAGCGAGTTTGGCATCGAGCCGCCAACCTTGCTTTTTTTAAGCGTACGTGATGAAGTCGTCATCTCTTACGACCTTACGTTAGCAAAGAATTAA
- a CDS encoding ABC transporter permease, translated as MIGLFFKALNRNRFKTFLIYISITVAITAIFMITSISRGIIGMYSTMLKTEGDIIVTQAKIADTFFSDVNISLADKIKTIAGVKEVYALILGASPINDLPIAAIYGVSENRFKTYALTEGIYPKKGEVILGKNINARLHSPKFVSISNKTFTVSGIFENGVGFEDGGAVLNREDASAIFNKEASILLVSMERGYEANTLIENINAQSSDIEAKTTHEFVDNYNQFKIIETSSNVISAVAFLMGLLGIASLISITINERRSEFGILRAIGKSSNFIMSMVVGETFVITCVGFISALLFSKALLFMIAHIEKFQGYVNGELSLETIIAVFCFSLFMALLGALLPAYSASKIDPIILIQRGAL; from the coding sequence TTGATTGGACTTTTTTTCAAAGCGCTGAATCGTAACCGCTTTAAAACATTTCTTATTTATATAAGCATCACCGTTGCAATCACGGCTATCTTTATGATAACCTCGATTTCAAGGGGTATCATCGGTATGTACTCCACGATGCTTAAAACCGAAGGCGACATCATCGTCACACAAGCCAAAATCGCCGATACTTTTTTCAGCGATGTCAACATTTCACTTGCAGACAAAATCAAAACTATCGCTGGCGTTAAAGAGGTGTATGCGCTCATTCTGGGTGCTAGCCCTATCAACGACTTACCTATTGCTGCCATTTACGGTGTAAGCGAAAATCGTTTTAAAACCTATGCACTTACTGAGGGCATTTACCCTAAAAAAGGCGAAGTCATTCTGGGCAAAAACATCAATGCAAGACTTCATTCACCCAAATTTGTCTCTATCTCAAACAAAACATTCACTGTTTCAGGCATCTTTGAAAATGGCGTGGGCTTTGAAGACGGTGGCGCTGTGCTCAATCGCGAGGATGCAAGTGCTATCTTTAATAAAGAGGCGTCCATCTTGCTCGTCAGCATGGAGCGAGGATATGAAGCCAACACACTTATTGAAAACATCAACGCGCAAAGTTCAGACATCGAAGCCAAAACCACGCATGAGTTTGTGGACAATTACAATCAATTCAAAATCATCGAAACCTCCTCCAACGTCATCAGCGCGGTGGCTTTTTTGATGGGACTGCTTGGCATTGCAAGTCTTATTAGCATTACGATCAATGAGCGAAGAAGCGAATTTGGCATTTTAAGAGCCATCGGTAAGTCGTCCAATTTTATTATGAGTATGGTCGTTGGTGAGACGTTTGTCATCACGTGCGTTGGTTTTATCTCAGCGCTTCTCTTCTCCAAAGCGTTACTTTTTATGATCGCGCACATTGAAAAATTTCAAGGCTATGTCAATGGTGAGCTAAGTTTAGAAACCATCATCGCTGTCTTTTGCTTTTCCCTTTTTATGGCACTTTTAGGCGCATTGCTTCCAGCCTATAGTGCTTCAAAGATCGACCCGATCATCCTCATTCAAAGGGGTGCGCTATGA
- a CDS encoding methyltransferase family protein encodes MKSKSYSYILVSLQFIFIAILLIKHGLHIPSIFPLLLFFIGACFGIYALQYNKLGNFNITPEIKANASLITTGAYRYIRHPMYFSVLVIMLGVVVSKPTLLSLFIYALLVVTLFLKAQKEEMLWMEQSNEYKNYRQKTKRIIPFVL; translated from the coding sequence ATGAAGAGCAAAAGCTACTCTTACATCTTAGTATCGTTACAATTCATCTTCATCGCAATCTTACTTATAAAACATGGCTTGCACATACCGAGCATTTTTCCTTTGCTCCTTTTCTTCATAGGTGCATGCTTTGGAATCTACGCGCTACAATACAACAAACTTGGAAACTTCAACATCACCCCCGAGATCAAAGCAAACGCCTCGCTCATCACCACAGGAGCTTACCGATACATCAGACATCCTATGTATTTTTCCGTACTAGTAATAATGCTTGGAGTTGTGGTGTCTAAACCTACATTGCTGAGTCTTTTTATCTACGCCCTTTTAGTTGTAACGCTGTTTTTGAAAGCTCAAAAAGAAGAGATGCTGTGGATGGAGCAATCTAACGAATATAAAAACTATAGGCAAAAAACGAAAAGAATTATTCCGTTTGTTTTATAA
- a CDS encoding TonB-dependent siderophore receptor, with amino-acid sequence MYQNKKKVITLSFFATIALNTPLLANEIILLDSIEVTAAKQYYSTTEEVDSYTIGSMNTSTKLDLSIKETPQNVSVITSQEMEDRQINSFHDVLAAIPGLTINNRGGDNYVSFVRGFSLNYFKIDGVPTYSTVNDKNFDPIIYDRVEIVKGANGLTTGEGDPSLAMNFIRKHANSKEVQGTISLNAGSWNDYSQSLDISAPITEDKHVRSRFIIKNEDSDAFYDNFHKKDKIFYGIVDAELGDLTILSLGATYQDLQNKGVWSFGLPAFYTDNTYTNFSRSTSLTPDWTYSNLETKEVFGSLKQYLYDDISLNLSSSFIRTNRDTNTVQIRGKINQITGAGLNYNNYSTEATFDETNLDAYLSFPFTTFGLSHEVITGFSYNERTKELRDRQVLPAPTFNFYHFTIPNALESVAFTESPDEKIEQLGSYLAGRFSLSENLKLISGIRVSDWKYKKDDPSVAKRTFSSELTPYAGLVYNLDSYHSVYVSYTDIFKPQNAKDISGSYLDPIVGKSYETGIKGEYFEGRLTTSFSLFKIVQDNVATNGIKLLSGEWAYEAAKGVTSKGFEVGASGDLTDRWSLAFGLANFSAEDAKGDKFSTNASRTTMSAFTKYKVNNELSVGGGLNYYSKFYIGSGTTYIQEGAYSLVNLMAKYQLDKHTELQLNINNLFDKTYYEGVGNGPANWYVYGAPRNAMLSMRYSF; translated from the coding sequence ATGTACCAAAATAAAAAAAAGGTTATTACATTATCTTTTTTTGCTACCATTGCACTCAATACACCTCTTTTAGCGAACGAAATAATCTTATTAGATTCAATTGAAGTTACAGCTGCTAAACAATATTATTCAACAACTGAAGAAGTAGATTCTTATACTATTGGTTCTATGAACACCTCAACGAAGTTAGATTTATCTATCAAAGAGACCCCACAAAATGTCAGTGTCATCACATCACAAGAGATGGAAGATAGACAAATCAACTCCTTTCACGATGTTTTAGCTGCTATCCCTGGGCTTACCATTAACAACCGAGGCGGTGACAACTATGTCTCATTTGTCAGGGGCTTTAGCTTGAACTACTTTAAAATTGATGGCGTACCGACGTATTCAACCGTCAATGATAAAAATTTTGACCCTATCATTTACGATAGAGTTGAGATTGTCAAAGGTGCCAATGGGCTTACCACAGGTGAAGGAGACCCATCCTTGGCGATGAACTTCATTCGTAAACATGCCAACAGTAAAGAAGTACAAGGCACCATCTCGCTCAATGCAGGCTCATGGAACGACTACTCCCAATCCCTAGATATTTCTGCACCCATAACAGAAGATAAGCATGTTAGAAGCCGTTTTATCATCAAAAATGAAGACTCGGACGCTTTTTATGACAACTTTCACAAAAAAGATAAGATATTTTACGGTATTGTCGATGCGGAGCTGGGTGATTTGACAATACTCTCTCTTGGAGCGACCTATCAAGACTTGCAAAACAAAGGTGTTTGGAGTTTTGGTTTACCTGCATTTTATACAGACAATACCTATACAAACTTTTCACGCTCCACATCACTGACACCTGATTGGACGTACTCCAACTTAGAAACCAAAGAAGTTTTTGGAAGCCTCAAACAGTACCTTTATGATGACATTTCACTCAATCTCTCGTCTTCATTTATTCGTACCAATAGAGATACCAACACCGTTCAAATCAGAGGGAAAATCAATCAAATAACAGGAGCTGGACTTAACTATAACAACTATTCCACCGAAGCGACTTTTGATGAGACCAATCTTGACGCATACCTCAGCTTTCCATTTACCACTTTTGGGCTTTCGCATGAAGTGATAACAGGTTTTTCATACAATGAAAGAACAAAAGAGCTCAGAGATAGACAAGTCTTACCAGCTCCAACCTTCAATTTCTACCACTTCACCATTCCAAATGCACTTGAATCCGTAGCATTTACAGAAAGCCCCGATGAAAAGATAGAGCAATTGGGAAGCTACCTTGCAGGACGCTTTTCGCTAAGTGAAAACCTCAAACTTATCTCTGGGATTAGAGTCTCTGACTGGAAATACAAAAAAGACGACCCATCCGTTGCAAAGAGAACCTTTAGCAGTGAATTAACACCTTATGCAGGACTTGTGTACAATCTTGATAGCTACCACTCTGTGTATGTAAGTTATACCGACATCTTCAAACCACAAAATGCCAAAGATATTTCTGGAAGCTATCTTGATCCTATCGTAGGCAAAAGCTATGAAACAGGCATTAAGGGTGAATACTTTGAAGGAAGGTTAACTACTTCGTTTTCTCTTTTCAAAATCGTCCAAGACAATGTAGCGACTAATGGCATCAAACTATTAAGTGGAGAGTGGGCTTATGAAGCCGCAAAAGGAGTTACGAGCAAAGGCTTTGAAGTCGGCGCATCGGGCGATTTGACCGATAGATGGAGTTTAGCCTTTGGTTTGGCAAATTTTTCAGCAGAAGACGCAAAAGGTGACAAGTTTAGCACCAATGCATCTCGAACAACCATGTCAGCGTTTACTAAGTACAAAGTGAACAATGAACTAAGTGTTGGTGGCGGGCTCAATTATTACAGTAAATTTTACATTGGCAGTGGAACAACCTACATCCAAGAAGGGGCATATTCACTGGTCAACCTAATGGCAAAATACCAACTTGACAAGCACACTGAACTTCAACTCAACATCAACAACCTGTTTGATAAAACTTACTATGAAGGCGTTGGCAATGGACCAGCAAACTGGTATGTTTACGGCGCACCAAGAAATGCCATGTTATCGATGAGATACTCTTTTTAA